The following coding sequences lie in one Aspergillus puulaauensis MK2 DNA, chromosome 3, nearly complete sequence genomic window:
- the dhh1 gene encoding DExD/H-box ATP-dependent RNA helicase DHH1 (COG:A;~EggNog:ENOG410PGHM;~InterPro:IPR027417,IPR001650,IPR014014,IPR014001, IPR011545,IPR000629;~PFAM:PF00270,PF00271;~go_function: GO:0003676 - nucleic acid binding [Evidence IEA];~go_function: GO:0004386 - helicase activity [Evidence IEA];~go_function: GO:0005524 - ATP binding [Evidence IEA]) — translation MADALATQLNTTSLEDASSDPKWKDQLKLPAKDGRPQTEDVTATKGLEFEDFYIKRELMMGIFEAGFEKPSPIQEETIPVALTGRDILARAKNGTGKTAAFVIPTLERINPKSTKTQALILVPTRELALQTSHVCKTLGKHLGINVMVTTGGTGLMDDIIRLNDAVHILVGTPGRVLDLASKGVADLSECPTFVMDEADKLLSPEFTPVIEQLLSFHPKDRQVMLFSATFPMIVKSFKDRHMRNPYEINLMDELTLRGITQYYAFVEEKQKVHCLNTLFSKLQINQSIIFCNSTNRVELLAKKITELGYSCFYSHARMLQQHRNRVFHDFRNGVCRNLVCSDLLTRGIDIQAVNVVINFDFPKNAETYLHRIGRSGRFGHLGLAINLINWDDRFNLYKIEQELGTEIQPIPQNIDKKLYVYESPDTIPRPISNPHPQTQGATATTNANTGDRRHHHHPNGGHYQPRGRGSYRGGRGQGPRRNLQNEVARFNPSQGHPTGKSQAPAQVS, via the exons ATGGCCGACGCTCTCGCAACGCAGCTGAATACCACAAGTCTGGA AGATGCAAGTTCAGATCCGAAATGGAAGGACCAACTGAAACTACCAGCAAAGGATGGCAGACCGCAAACAGAG GATGTGACCGCTACCAAGGGCCTAGAGTTCGAAGACTTTTACATCAAACGCGAACTTATGATGGGCATTTTCGAGGCTGGATTCGAAAAACCTTCGCCTATTCAAGAAGAAACTATTCCAGTAGCCCTTACTGGGAGAGATATTCTGGCCAGGGCAAAAAATGGGACAGGAAAGACTGCCGCCTTCGTCATCCCTACACTTGAACGCATCAATCCTAAAAGCACGAAAACACAGGCCCTTATTCTTGTTCCAACACGAGAGCTTGCACTTCAAACATCGCACGTCTGCAAAACTCTCGGGAAACATCTCGGAATCAACGTCATGGTAACTACTGGAGGCACTGGTTTGATGGATGATATCATCAGATTAAACGATGCCGTCCACATTCTCGTGGGGACACCAGGAAGAGTGCTAGATCTTGCAAGCAAGGGCGTCGCTGACCTGTCTGAATGCCCTACATTCGTTATGGATGAGGCTGACAAATTGCTTTCTCCTGAATTTACACCTGTGATTGAGCAGCTCCTCTCATTTCACCCCAAAGACCGGCAAGTCATGCTCTTCAGTGCCACATTTCCAATGATTGTCAAGTCTTTCAAA GATAGGCACATGCGCAACCCTTACGAGATCAACTTAATGGACGAGCTCACTCTTCGCGGTATCACTCAATACTATGCATTTgtggaagagaagcagaaggttCACTGTCTCAATACGCTTTTTTCCAAGCTGCAGATCAACCAGTCCATCATTTTCTGCAATTCGACTAACAGAGTGGAACTACTCGCAAAGAAAATAACTGAATTGGGCTATTCATGCTTCTATTCACATGCTCGCATGCTCCAGCAACATCGGAATCGAGTTTTCCACGATTTCAGAAATGGTGTCTGCCGCAATTTAGTATGCTCGGATCTGTTGACACGTGGAATTGACATTCAAGCTGTCAATGTGGTCATCAATTTTGATTTCCCTAAAAACGCCGAGACCTATCTCCACCGCATTGGCCGCTCCGGTCGTTTTGGACATTTGGGCTTGGCAATCAACCTTATCAACTGGGATGATCGCTTCAACCTATATAAAATTGAGCAAGAGTTAGGGACTGAAATACAGCCAATCCCACAGAACATCGACAAGAAGCTCTATGTATATGAGTCTCCGGACACAATTCCCCGGCCAATCTCGAATCCCCACCCTCAAACCCAAGGAGCCACCGCAACAACAAACGCAAACACCGGTGaccgtcgccatcatcaccaccctaACGGTGGACATTATCAACCCAGGGGAAGAGGCTCGTACCGCGGGGGCCGTGGACAAGGTCCACGTCGCAACTTGCAAAATGAAGTGGCTAGGTTCAACCCTTCGCAGGGGCATCCTACCGGAAAATCACAGGCCCCAGCGCAAGTTTCCTAG
- the SMC6 gene encoding DNA repair protein SMC6 (BUSCO:EOG092608RH;~COG:L;~EggNog:ENOG410PGUP;~InterPro:IPR003395,IPR027417,IPR027132;~PFAM:PF13476,PF13175,PF02463;~go_component: GO:0030915 - Smc5-Smc6 complex [Evidence IEA];~go_process: GO:0000724 - double-strand break repair via homologous recombination [Evidence IEA];~go_process: GO:0006281 - DNA repair [Evidence IEA]), with protein sequence MPNRKRSQASQELIDSVDEDEIQGHTFASPQSRKRPRVSGSPQSNLSKDSSGASDGGEEIEQGPRSAAADLDQDEEELELLATQIIQEKYSFASDEPNVPSEHGILERVECYNFMCHDHFQVELGPLINFIVGKNGSGKSAVLTAITLCLGGKASATNRGQSLKSFVKEGKESATIVVRIKNQGDGAYLPDDFGKSIIVERHFSKSGASSFKIKAENGRIISTKRAELDAIIDHFTLQFENPMNVLSQDMARQFLSSSSPAEKYRFFVKGVQLEQLDQDYRLIEESGDQIEEKLRSKEQDISSLKDRRDAAQKKLEMSDQQESLRNRVRNLRNQNAWAQVEEQERVRDALGTELSRTDRKIAEAEAGIERYDAAIREAEAENETATEYSREASMKVANAQGGRGDMQSRLDEKMNERHDLQAEQRRIREHLRETETRVGVLRQRIDQETQRLADLHGGGYSRNWEELEQAKHDVVETRTRSDEHQQNANRIYDEIKAAEDQERRANPPVAQAKRDVKEVESLLHNLNREGESRDSGFPDGMPILLRAIQQEQAFSERPVGPIGNFVTLLKPEWSSILESSFGATLNSFIVTSKRDQTVLSGIMQRVNCSVPIFIGSGGRLDTSQHEPDLRFDTVLRVLQIDNEIVRRQMVINHGIEQNLLIENLEEASSVLFDGERPRNVKRCYCINQTDRRRGIHLSYSRSGEPSQAPVSVYNGNPRMKSDHDSQIKVQRDVVANLRQVLSSREEELRSAQSHLNRCRQARERYERRKNELRVECQRKEDRVEELEEALQKESGENGDLEVLQANLRDTEEERRLNEGSLKDCADAMTDTMQNLKEIRQEMSAKDVEIAQFKEELRVAESEQHLVSDKRRKRIGEKNTAIEHIEDFHRSRSRLKQKLEESEARVHDYCEKAGLVSERVEIDQGETAASLDEKLERLHQDITRYNRELGGTRDEIREEAEKTNKDYQQALRQVEEFRLLVDVLKSTLKHRIKRWHNFRSHISSRAKAQFTYLLSERSFRGKLLADHENKVLDLQVEPDITKDSSEGRGARTLSGGEKSFSQVCLLLALWEAMGSPIRCLDEFDVYMDPINRKMAIDMLMHAARRSIGRQFILITPGSRAEISLSPDVRVKELAEPERGQARLSFQQ encoded by the exons ATGCCAAATCGGAAACGCTCACAAGCTTCGCAAGAGCTCATTGACTCggtcgacgaagatgaaatACAGGGCCATACTTTTGCGTCCCCTCAATCG AGGAAACGTCCCCGCGTATCCGGTTCGCCTCAGTCTAACCTCTCCAAAGACAGTTCTGGAGCTAGCGATGGTGGGGAAGAAATAGAGCAGGGCCCCAGATCAGCTGCCGCTGATCTCGatcaggatgaagaggagctggagtTACTTGCGACACAAATAATTCAAGAAAAATACTCGTTTGCCAGTGATGAACCCAATGTGCCGTCAGAACATGGAATTCTTGAAAGGGTCGAATGTTATAACTTTATGTGCCATGATCACTTCCAAGTCGAACTGGGCCCTCTGATTAATTTCATCGTGGGTAAAAATGGCAGTGGAAAAAGTGCTGTTCTCACGGCCATAACTCTCTGTCTGGGGGGGAAGGCATCAGCTACCAACCGTGGTCAGAGCCTCAAGAGTTTCGTcaaagaaggcaaaga GTCCGCGACAATAGTTGTTCGAATCAAAAATCAAGGCGACGGCGCTTACTTGCCTGATGACTTTGGAAAATCGATCATCGTGGAACGACATTTTTCGAAAAGTGGTGCAAGTAGCTTCAAGATCAAAGCAGAGAATGGGCGCATTATTTCGACAAAGAGAGCTGAGCTCGACGCTATCATTGATCATTTTACGTTGCAATTCGAGAACCCCATGAATGTCCTATCGCAAGACATGGCTCGCCAGTTTCTTAGCTCCTCGAGTCCCGCTGAAAAGTATAGGTTTTTCGTGAAAGGTGTCCAACTAGAGCAACTTGACCAAGATTACCGATTGATTGAAGAGTCCGGTGACCAAATCGAGGAAAAACTACGAAGTAAAGAACAGGATATTTCTTCGTTGAAAGATCGTCGAGATGCAGCACAAAAGAAATTAGAGATGTCGGACCAGCAAGAGTCGCTCAGAAACCGGGTTAGAAATCTCCGAAACCAAAATGCATGGGCACAGGTCGAAGAACAGGAGAGG GTTAGAGACGCTTTAGGAACCGAGCTATCTAGAACAGACAGGAAGATAGCcgaggctgaagctgggaTAGAAAGATACGACGCAGCAATTCGTGAAGCCGAGGCCGAAAACGAAACAGCAACCGAATATTCTAGGGAGGCGTCTATGAAAGTTGCCAACGCTCAAGGTGGAAGGGGGGATATGCAATCCAGGTTAGATGAAAAAATGAACGAACGACATGATCTCCAG GCTGAGCAACGCCGAATTCGAGAGCATCTTAGGGAGACAGAAACAAGAGTCGGGGTTCTACGACAAAGAATTGATCAAGAAACCCAGCGACTGGCCGACCTCCATGGTGGTGGCTATTCCCGGAATTGGGAGGAACTTGAGCAAGCCAAACATGATGTCGTCGAAACTCGTACAAGGAGCGATGAACATCAGCAGAATGCGAATCGAATATACGATGAAATAAAAGCGGccgaagaccaagaaaggAGAGCAAATCCACCAGTCGCACAAGCCAAGCGCGATGTCAAGGAAGTGGAGTCACTGTTGCATAACCTTAACAGAGAAGGCGAAAGCAGAGACTCAGGCTTTCCCGACGGGATGCCGATCCTTCTGAGAGCAATCCAACAAGAGCAAGCATTCAGCGAAAGGCCTGTAGGACCGATTGGGAATTTTGTGACACTTCTCAAACCAGAATGGTCATCCATTTTAGAGAGCTCATTTGGAGCGACCTTGAACAGTTTTATTGTTACTTCAAAAAGAGACCAAACCGTCCTATCTGGGATCATGCAACGAGTCAACTG TTCTGTCCCTATTTTCATCGGCAGTGGTGGGCGTTTAGATACGTCACAGCATGAACCAGATCTCCGATTTGATACTGTGTTACGAGTACTTCAG ATCGATAACGAAATTGTGCGAAGACAGATGGTCATCAATCATGGGATAGAACAAAACCTTCTTATCGAGAACCTTGAAGAAGCATCCTCTGTGCTATTTGACGGTGAAAGGCCGAGAAATGTCAAGCGCTGCTATTGTATTAACCAAACAGACAGAAGGCGAGGCATTCATTTGTCTTATAGTCGGTCTGGTGAACCAAGTCAGGCTCCTGTTTCAGTTTACAATGGCAACCCCAGGATGAAATCTGATCATGACTCCCAAATAAA AGTACAACGCGATGTAGTTGCAAATCTCAGACAAGTCCTAAGCAGCCGAGAGGAAGAACTACGCTCTGCGCAGTCTCACCTAAACCGCTGTAGGCAGGCTCGCGAAAGGTacgagagaaggaaaaatgAACTTCGTGTTGAGTGtcaaaggaaagaagaccgtgttgaagagctcgaagaaGCGCTACAGAAAGAGAGTGGCGAAAATGGTGATCTTGAGGTACTCCAGGCAAACCTTAGGGATACTGAAGAGGAACGACGTCTTAATGAAGGCTCCCTCAAAGACTGTGCAGATGCTATGACCGATACGATGCAAAACTTGAAAGAAATCAGGCAAGAAATGTCGGCCAAGGATGTCGAGATTGCTCAGTTCAAAGAAGAGCTCCGGGTTGCCGAGAGCGAGCAGCATTTGGTCTCAGACAAACGACGCAAGAGAATTGGTGAAAAAAACACCGCAATCGAGCATATAGAGGACTTTCATCGAAGCAGATCCCGTCTCAAACAGAAATTGGAGGAGTCTGAGGCTAGGGTGCACGATTACTGTGAAAAGGCTGGTTTGGTTTCAGAGCGAGTTGAGATCGACCAGGGTGAGACTGCTGCCAGCCTAGACGAAAAGCTAGAGAGGCTTCATCAAGATATCACGCGATATAACCGAGA GCTGGGGGGCACTCGAGATGAAAttcgcgaagaagcagagaagacaAACAAAGATTATCAGCAGGCATTAAGACAAGTGGAGGAGTTCCGCCTCCTTGTTGAT GTTCTCAAGTCCACCCTCAAGCACCGTATAAAGCGCTGGCATAACTTCAGGTCACATATTTCCTCTCGCGCGAAGGCACAATTTACGTATCTTCTTAGTGAAAGAAGTTTCCGCGGAAAACTCCTAGCAGACCACGAGAACAAGGTTCTAGATTTGCAG GTTGAACCCGACATCACAAAAGACAGCAGTGAAGGGCGTGGCGCCAGAACATTGTCTGGCGGCGAAAAATCCTTCTCGCAGGTCTGTCTTTTGCTAGCGCTTTGGGAGGCCATGGGATCACCTATCCGCTGTTTAGATGAATT TGATGTTTACATGGATCCTATTAACAGAAAAATGGCGATCGATATGCTC ATGCATGCCGCCAGACGGTCGATCGGACGCCAATTTATACTCATTACACCCGGTTCAAGGGCTGAGATTAGTCTTTCGCCTGATGTTAGAGTGAAAGA GTTGGCAGAACCGGAACGAGGGCAGGCAAGGTTATCGTTTCAGCAGTAG
- a CDS encoding mitochondrial 54S ribosomal protein mL58 (COG:J;~EggNog:ENOG410PQUD;~InterPro:IPR024388;~PFAM:PF12824): MTASGKILKMAAFVTASRRPILGLPFLLPSCELASLELRRTQSSYRRTKQRLRVKPDASFGLSSDKTHDHIIFNPPSSSPSVYHTPTKFLPSNDARRTLRADNHANSQNLEELPSVFKSSIEKKYHLSPSDITEIRKLRLSDPMTWSRAKLAKRFDCSPIFIAQVCEASPQKKEIQKQVLEAVQSRWGAKRRMAREDRKLRREAWGRDD; this comes from the coding sequence ATGACAGCGTCAGGCAAGATATTAAAAATGGCGGCTTTTGTTACGGCCTCTAGAAGACCTATTCTGGGTTTGCCATTTCTCCTACCTTCATGCGAGCTAGCCTCCCTTGAGTTGCGGCGGACCCAATCCTCTTACAGGCGCACAAAACAACGCCTACGAGTCAAACCAGATGCTTCTTTCGGCTTGTCCTCAGATAAAACTCATGATCATATCATCTTCAACCCTCCATCAAGCTCTCCATCTGTCTATCACACGCCGACGAAATTCCTCCCGTCGAATGACGCTCGAAGAACACTTCGGGCAGATAACCATGCCAATTCACAGAATTTGGAAGAGCTTCCGTCTGTGTTCAAATCATCTATTGAAAAGAAATATCACTTAAGCCCGTCAGACATAACCGAAATTCGCAAACTTCGATTGAGCGATCCAATGACTTGGAGTCGGGCAAAATTAGCGAAACGCTTTGATTGCTCACCGATATTCATTGCACAAGTATGCGAGGCAAGTCCGCAGAAGAAGGAAATTCAAAAGCAGGTTTTGGAAGCGGTACAGTCAAGATGGGGTGCAAAACGCCGGATGGCCAGAGAAGATCGCAAATTGCGAAGAGAGGCCTGGGGTCGGGACGACTAA
- a CDS encoding M20 family dipeptidase (BUSCO:EOG09261OIF;~COG:E;~EggNog:ENOG410PHND;~InterPro:IPR011650,IPR002933,IPR017153;~MEROPS:MER0026471;~PFAM:PF07687,PF01546;~go_function: GO:0016787 - hydrolase activity [Evidence IEA];~go_function: GO:0070573 - metallodipeptidase activity [Evidence IEA]), giving the protein MAPQLESFFKQVDDLSGSFIDRLRKAVAIPSISAQDENRKDVVKMAEFLASELKALGAEVHQRPLGKQPGKEHLDLPPVVLARYGNDRNKRTILVYGHYDVQPALKEDGWATEPFELTVDNKGRMFGRGSTDDKGPVLGWLNVIEAHKKAGVDFPVNLLCCFEGMEEYGSEGLEEFIYSESKGFFKDADAICISDNYWLGTEKPCLTYGLRGCNYYSVSVSGPAQDLHSGVFGGSAHEPMTDLVNVLSKLVDPQGNILIPGINDLVEPVTEEEKSLYTDISYTMENLHESLGSETGIHPTKERTLMARWRYPSLSIHGIEGAYSAPGAKTVIPAKVTGKFSIRTVPNMESSDVNKLVFDHIKSEFSKLGSKNTLDVWLQHDGKWWVASPKHWNFAAASKAVKQVFGVEPDMTREGGSIPITLTFEEATGKNVLLLPMGSSTDAAHSINEKLDKRNYVEGIKLLGAYLHYVAEEPTTA; this is encoded by the exons ATGGCGCCTCAACTCGAATCTTTTTTCAAGCA GGTAGACGATCTGTCTGGCTCGTTTATTGACC GTCTGCGCAAGGCTGTGGCAATTCCGTCCATTTCTGCGCAGGATGAAAACAGAAAGGATGTCGTCAAg ATGGCAGAGTTCCTTGCCTCAGAGCTGAAAGCCCTGGGAGCTGAAGTACATCAAAGACCACTCGGCAAACAACCCGGAAAGGAACATTTGGATCTTCCCCCGGTAGTCTTGGCTCGATATGGTAATGACCGAAATAAGCGAACTATTCTAGTGTACGGTCATTACGACGTCCAGCCTGCATTGAAGGAAGACGGCTGGGCTACAGAACCTTTTGAACTCACCGTTGATAACAAAGGGAGAATGTTTGGCCGCGGAAGTACCGACGACAAAGGTCCGGTTTTGGGCTGGCTGAATGTGATCGAAGCTCACAAAAAGGCTGGAGTTGATTTCCCCGTCAATCTACTCTGCTGCTTTGAAGGTATGGAAGAGTACGGCTCGGAAGGTCTGGAGGAGTTTATTTATTCCGAAAGTAAGGGCTTTTTCAAAGATGCAGATGCTATATGCATATCAGACAACTACTGGCTCGGGACCGAGAAGCCGTGTCTGACATATGGACTGCGGGGATGCAACTATTACTCCGTCAGCGTTTCGGGTCCTGCTCAGGACCTCCATAGTGGCGTTTTTGGAGGCTCCGCACATGAGCCTATGACGGACCTTGTTAACGTCCTGTCTAAGCTTGTGGATCCGCAAGGCAATATTCTGATTCCCGGCATCAATGATCTTGTTGAGCCGgtcacagaagaagagaagtcGCTATACACAGACATAAGTTACACCATGGAGAATCTTCACGAGTCATTAGGAAGCGAAACAGGGATCCACCCAACTAAGGAAAGAACACTTATGGCTCGTTGGAGGTATCCATCGCTGTCCATTCACGGCATCGAGGGAGCCTACTCCGCCCCGGGAGCGAAAACTGTCATCCCAGCAAAGGTAACTGGCAAGTTCTCCATTCGAACCGTTCCCAACATGGAGAGCTCGGATGTAAACAAGCTTGTATTTGATCATATCAAGTCAGAGTTCTCTAAGCTGGGTAGCAAAAATACGTTGGACGTATGGCTTCAGCATGACGGGAAGTGGTGGGTTGCCAGTCCCAAGCACTGGAACTTTGCGGCCGCAAGCAAGGCTGTGAAGCAAGTATTTGGGGTTGAACCCGATATGACTCGGGAAGGCGGAAG TATTCCAATCACTCTGACATTCGAGGAGGCTACTGGTAAGAATGTCTTGCTTCTACCTATGGGGAGTTCAACCGATGCGGCACATTCCATCAACGAAAAACTCGACAAAAGGAATTATGTTGAAGGGATCAAGCTGCTTGGTGCTTATCTCCATTATGTGGCAGAAGAGCCCACAACAGCCTAG